The Candidatus Paceibacterota bacterium nucleotide sequence ATCGAGCGGGCACGGACTTTGTATTCGTATTGATAGGTCTCACTTTGATGAAAATGATCTCTCATCACATATTTCTAAGTTTTTGGCCGACAATAAACTTGATATTAAGAACATAGATTTACTTGTTGATTTGGGCGTTGTCGACCAGGGTACAATTACAGATGACATAATAAAAAAACTTAATCAGATTCCTAGCATTAATAATTGGCGTTCATTTATAATGTCTGCAGGTGCCTTCCCAAAAAATTTAACAGAATTTATGCCGGGTAAGGTGCATGAACTTGATCGATTAGATTGGAAGCTATGGAAATCCGTTAAAGATAGTGGTTTATCGCGCGCTCCGCTTTTCTCTGACTACACGATTCAGTGTCCCATATATGATCCAGTTAATATTAGAGGTAGTGTAAGCGTGCGGTACACAGATAACGATAAATGGTGGATATTTAGAGGTAAAAAACCAGGAGTTATTGACCAAAAGACAAAAGAGAAGGGACCAGGACTAGAGCAATATATAGATCATGCCAAAACACTTACAGGAGAAAGTTTTAGCCAACACTATAAAGGCGCGGATTATAGTTTTGGCGACGCAGAAATTACTAGAATCGCTGAGCCCAAAAATAAAAAGCCGGGAAACCCGACCACATGGCTTACCATTGGTATTAATCACCACATCACACTGGTTGCCCGTCAGTTCGCCAATTCTGCCGAGAAGAAAGCAGAACACTCCTAACATGTTTCTTTAACATCTTAAGATCGATTGATTCGGCGAGTCGTTGATACACAATTTCCCTAGGTTTTGAGCGGACACCATCTGCCTTGCCAAGATTTTCAAGTTTATCTAGGGCCTCTTGCCTCCACAATAATCGCGCAATCGAAACAGCATGTTGTTCAGGATTATCTTTTGCTTTTCTAATTATATTAAAAAAGACAACACCATCGTCACTTATGTGTGCCGTTTCTACTCCCCACCAATCAGGGATCATCTTAAATGCATCAATGAGATGTTTGCTGCCAAGAATAAGAGTAACCTGATCAAAGATAGCACTGTATGCTTGCACTTGTTCTGGTAATCTCTCGAGAGTATCGCGATCGCTCTTGATTTCATATCCATGCATTATGCCGTTTATGACCGCAATATCTATTCTGACGCTCCCATGCTGAACGCCCAGTTCATCGATTATTTTTAGCTCCTTATCATCTGCATGTTTCTTTTTTAAAACTTCTTTGAGCGCGGACCTGATGATCAAATCGTTTGTAGAGAGAATATTTTTTGATTTTTGTTTCTCAATCATAAAGATTTAGATCGGGTATTTATTATCACTTTAATTATATCACAGATTAAAATATTATGGTATATAAATAAAGCTCTTTAAAAACTGGCGGGGACAAACTTCCTCCCACTTTTCTGTAATTATGCTACGTCCCTTTTATCCCCCTCCGCAGCTGCTTTTTGAGGCATTTGCGGCGGGGGTTGGTATAAAAGGTCGACAGCCCTGATTAATAGAAAATAAGTTGAAGTCAAAAGTATGAGCAAGAAAATTATTACTCATACGGGAGAGAAGGCGCCTGTGTCTGGTCAATATCAGCCTGCAGGTACCAAACAGGAGATTACCTTATCAAAAGGTGATCGCGTGCCTCCATATCATCAAAGAGCAAAGTCATTTGTTCTTGTTGATAGAACGAAGCATAAGAGATAATCTTTCCCGTTCCTCGCCAGTTTTTAGGGAGTTTTAATTAATCAATCCAATCGAACGGAGATTCTTGACGGAGCATTTTAACGGCCGCGTCCATTTCGTAGGAGTGCCAATCGCTCAAAATAACCGTTCTAAGTTCACGCGCAACTCGGATATTATTAGAAATAAGTATTATGTTACCAGAAAAAGCGATAAAAGAATTTAAAGAACTTTATAAAAAACGATACGGCGTTGAGTTATCTGACCAGGAAGCATCATATAGGGCCAATAATTTATTTAATCTTTATAAGGTCACCTATATGCCCAATTCAATAATTGAGCCAGGGTTTCCAAAAAACGTTATTCAATAAAAAAGCATTAAAGGTGCCCGACCCCTTTAACATGGAGCGAATCTCTACCATCGGAGCAAACAAATGGCTCAACGGGATTTGAGCCATTTAAAAACCCTGTTTTATTTAGTCTCAACCACCTTTTAATTGAAGCGGTTTTTTGATGCATTAAATTGAAAAATTGGATATGTGGATAACCCTATTTGATTTAATGTAAAGTATAGCTTACAATTAGTAATGTATAGTTAACTTAATATTCCTGTAAAATATGAATTATAAACACTATCAAATGATCAGAACTTTAATTGGTCTTTTAATCGCAACAATGGTAATGACCGCAACCATTATCAATAATTTTTATTTGGCAATTTCAAGCGTCTTGATAGGAATGTTGTTTCTCTTTTTGGTTAAAAGTAAGTTTAAAAAAATTATAGTGGACGAAAGAATAATCTCGATAAGCGGCAGAGCTTCTCGAATTGCCCATAGCGTTGCAACAATGCTTCTTGCCTTGTCAGGCCTCTTTTTGATATTGGTGGGTAGAGATTATGAGGGGTCTAATCTTAAATTTCTCGGAGAAGTTTTTTGTTATATTGCTCTGTTGCTGATTATGATTTATTCAATATCCTATTATTATTTTAATAAAAAATATGGCGCAGATGACTAATAGAATAAAAGTTTTCCGTGCCGAACATAATATGACCCAAGAAGATCTGGCAAATAAATGCGGAGTGACAAGACAAACAATAATCGCCGTTGAAAAAAATAAATATGTGCCTTCTTTGGAATTAGCCTTTAAAATCGCACTCGTTTTCAAAAGGTCGATAGAAGAAATATTTAATTACAAGGGTTGATTAAAAATTATTATAATTAACAAAAATATTATGAAACTAGACAAAGAACAAATTAAAGTTATGAGATGGTTTGCCAGAATTATGGCTTTAGCGATAATATTATTCGCTTTGCCGTTTTATTTTGGTTACGGCAACCCGTTGCCATTCGTTAATCCCGATTATTCATTATGGGAAAATGTTGCCTTATCTATGATGCCGTTGGTTTTTATCGGTTTGGCATTGGGTTGGAAATATCCGAAAGTTGCAGGCTGGCTTATCGTTGTCGCAATTGCAATCGGCTTTATTGTCGGTCTTTTAACGGAAGCAAATCTTAGCATTAATTTAGCTGTGCCCATTATTCCAGGAATTCTGTACTTGATAGATGGATATAAAAGAAATGAATAAATATATTAAAATAACACTTTGTATTTTAGTAATATTATTTGGGCTGTTTTTAATCGTATTCGGCGGATACGACGACAGCCCTGGAGCGCAAGGACTCGGCCTTATTCTGATTATTGCCACAATTGTTATTGCGATCAGAGGCAGAAAGAAAAATAATAATCCACTATGATTTTTGAACACTCATCAAAAAATAAAAAGTTTTTGCTTGTCACTGCCCTCGTTATTTTAGTGATTGGAATTTTTGCATTTATGTATTCTCCTGTTATCTTTCAGGAGGGCAATCCTTGGCCACAAATCAAAGGAATTATTCAATTAAAATTTAGTGGTGCGGACATAGTCCAGTTGTCTGGTTCGGACAATAAATTCATGACTGAAAGCAAGAACGGAATGATGATACATAATTTTATGAAAACTAAAGGGTATGAGTTTACAGAACAAATGGGATCAGGTTATTTTTTTAAGTCTCCGACAGGACAAAGCGCAGTTGCCACTCACAGGTATTACAGCCGTTACTATTCGCTTTGGACCATTACCGAAAACAGCAATGGTTCCGATAATAATCCATGGGTGACAATCACCAATGACGATGGAATAACATTTCAATATCCCAAAGAATTATTGGCAAAATATATTAGCGTTGCAGGGTGGCCACCAACCATAAAGGTTGAATCAGGTAATTTTTCCTGTGTAGAAACGCCACAAGAAGTGAGTAGTATGCTTGAAATAACCAGCCAGAGATTAGTCGATAATAGAATTTATTGCGTTAACGTTAAAAACGAAGGAGCTGCAGGGAGCGTTTATTCTTCTTACGTTTATATGACTCCCGTGAGAGGAAAGCTGGTTTTAGTTAGTTTTATTTTGCGCTATCCTAATTGCGCCAATTACGACGAGGAACAGAGTCTGGCCTGCACGAGCGAAAGAGAGGCTTTTGACCTTGATGCAACGGTGGATCGCATAGTCCAAACCGTAAGATAATAATATAATTACCGCAGTTAGGGCTGTAGAATCAAAATGCGGTAAAATTCCAATAGGAATAGAGTAGTAAGTTATTTTAAGTGTTTCCACAGTCAATCAGGCATTAATTAATTAAATAATTTGGCCGCCGTTTCTATTTCGTAAGGCTTCCAGCCTTCCAGAATAATGGTTCTAACGGCGTTCAAGGCTTGCAACCATATGAATAAAAAAAACTTTGAAAAATTGGTGGAGCAGGGGATTGAGCTCATTCCTGAAGAATTTTTAACGAAGTTGGAAAATGTGGCAATTGTTATTGAAGACGAGCCGAGCCAGGAACAGTTGAAAAAAATGAAAATCGGCAATGGCCATCTTTTGCTTGGTTTATATGAAGGGGTTCCGCAAACCAGACGAGGCCCGCATTATGGAATGGTTTTGCCGGATAAAATTACTATTTTTCAAAAGCCGATTGAAGAAATTGCTGGCTCGGACGAGGAAATAAAACAGCTTGTAAAAAACACCGTTTGGCATGAAATCGCGCATCACTTTGGAAGCGATGAAGATCGGGTTAGAAAAGCGGAAAGGGAGAGAGGAAAACAAAATTAGTTAACATATGTTAACCATTGACTTATTGGTTAACATAGATTAAAATATATTAATATGGGAAAAGATTTGTTATCAACAACCGAGGTGGCAAAATTGCTTGGCATAAGCAGAATAGCCGTTTTTAAACAGATAAAAGCCGGAAAAATAAA carries:
- a CDS encoding helix-turn-helix transcriptional regulator is translated as MTNRIKVFRAEHNMTQEDLANKCGVTRQTIIAVEKNKYVPSLELAFKIALVFKRSIEEIFNYKG
- a CDS encoding metallopeptidase family protein; the encoded protein is MNKKNFEKLVEQGIELIPEEFLTKLENVAIVIEDEPSQEQLKKMKIGNGHLLLGLYEGVPQTRRGPHYGMVLPDKITIFQKPIEEIAGSDEEIKQLVKNTVWHEIAHHFGSDEDRVRKAERERGKQN
- a CDS encoding sce7726 family protein is translated as MIEKQKSKNILSTNDLIIRSALKEVLKKKHADDKELKIIDELGVQHGSVRIDIAVINGIMHGYEIKSDRDTLERLPEQVQAYSAIFDQVTLILGSKHLIDAFKMIPDWWGVETAHISDDGVVFFNIIRKAKDNPEQHAVSIARLLWRQEALDKLENLGKADGVRSKPREIVYQRLAESIDLKMLKKHVRSVLLSSRQNWRTDGQPV
- a CDS encoding DUF2178 domain-containing protein: MNYKHYQMIRTLIGLLIATMVMTATIINNFYLAISSVLIGMLFLFLVKSKFKKIIVDERIISISGRASRIAHSVATMLLALSGLFLILVGRDYEGSNLKFLGEVFCYIALLLIMIYSISYYYFNKKYGADD
- a CDS encoding beta family protein, whose amino-acid sequence is MTIINSYIPILRWKLAERKALGQLFQQDRENLTPLIEFVMPAATTKKQGDKILITKTPKEKLTEMLSDVANDFLKSCGQNTIFIDVHLLDSDVRASSFEQILSSSNKLNLFSVPVIYIIPVTSTSADMATRTIAINYAKSSGHGLCIRIDRSHFDENDLSSHISKFLADNKLDIKNIDLLVDLGVVDQGTITDDIIKKLNQIPSINNWRSFIMSAGAFPKNLTEFMPGKVHELDRLDWKLWKSVKDSGLSRAPLFSDYTIQCPIYDPVNIRGSVSVRYTDNDKWWIFRGKKPGVIDQKTKEKGPGLEQYIDHAKTLTGESFSQHYKGADYSFGDAEITRIAEPKNKKPGNPTTWLTIGINHHITLVARQFANSAEKKAEHS